One region of Flavobacterium sp. KACC 22763 genomic DNA includes:
- a CDS encoding ABC transporter permease yields MKRLLSIELQKIWMNKASKILTLTYFILLSFIALIAAIKFDIGPFKFHLAEMGIFNFPFIWHFNTYVAAWMKFFLAIVIVSMMANEYSYGTLKQNLIDGLSKKEFILSKFLTVVLFAFASTVFVFAMSLILGLCFSSYTEFGIIFSDLDYLLAFFVKLTGFFSFCLFLGILVKRSAFALGFLLVWNILEGIIKGILAFKVFPDSNTNQKIMQFFPLESMSNLIVNPGPRLSVVKNIGTQMGIETETDFSVDYLAVFIVLIWTFLFIYFSYKLLKNRDL; encoded by the coding sequence ATGAAAAGACTTCTTTCTATAGAATTGCAAAAAATCTGGATGAACAAAGCCAGTAAAATATTAACTCTAACTTATTTTATATTACTTTCTTTTATAGCCTTAATTGCAGCAATAAAATTTGACATAGGTCCTTTCAAATTTCATTTGGCAGAAATGGGAATTTTTAATTTCCCTTTTATCTGGCATTTCAATACTTACGTTGCCGCTTGGATGAAATTCTTTTTAGCTATTGTAATTGTTTCGATGATGGCCAATGAATATAGCTACGGAACTTTAAAGCAAAATTTAATTGATGGTCTTAGCAAAAAGGAATTTATTTTATCCAAATTTTTAACCGTAGTTTTATTTGCTTTTGCCTCTACTGTTTTTGTTTTTGCAATGAGTTTAATTTTAGGGCTATGCTTTTCTTCTTACACCGAATTTGGTATTATCTTTAGCGATTTAGATTATCTTCTAGCCTTTTTTGTAAAATTGACCGGATTCTTTTCTTTCTGTTTATTTTTAGGAATCTTAGTAAAACGTTCTGCTTTTGCTTTAGGCTTTCTTTTAGTTTGGAATATTCTTGAAGGCATTATTAAAGGTATTTTGGCATTTAAGGTTTTTCCTGACAGCAACACTAATCAGAAAATCATGCAGTTTTTCCCATTAGAATCAATGTCAAATTTAATTGTCAATCCGGGCCCAAGATTATCTGTAGTTAAAAATATTGGGACACAAATGGGAATTGAAACTGAAACTGATTTTAGTGTTGATTATTTAGCCGTATTTATTGTTTTGATTTGGACTTTTCTATTCATTTATTTTTCTTACAAATTATTAAAAAATAGAGATTTGTAG
- a CDS encoding SdiA-regulated domain-containing protein: MKKSFLIICSIVLLACQKQSGSDLKELYSLPKKLKEVSGITYFPETQTLYTLEDSGNKNAIYAIDSKGKLAKTITISNATNVDWEDITKDKTGNIYIGDFGNNDNERRDLCIYKVAKNQLNSDVAKTEYKISFSYPEQKEFPPKKKEMFFDVEGFFEQGGYFYLFTKNRSKGFDGTAFIYKIKNAAGTQKAVKIGEFKTCSNYNHCVLTSATISPDGKKVALLSHDKVLLFKGFKGDLYHKGTQTELNLNHFSQKEAIVFKDNNTLLIADEKTNKIGGKLYEFKL, encoded by the coding sequence ATGAAAAAATCTTTCCTAATTATCTGTTCAATTGTTTTATTGGCTTGCCAGAAACAATCTGGTTCTGATTTAAAAGAACTTTATTCGCTTCCGAAAAAATTAAAAGAAGTTTCTGGAATAACTTACTTTCCCGAAACGCAAACGCTTTATACTTTGGAAGACAGCGGAAATAAAAATGCGATTTATGCTATCGATTCTAAAGGGAAATTGGCAAAAACCATTACGATTTCAAACGCTACAAATGTTGATTGGGAAGATATTACAAAAGATAAAACTGGAAATATCTACATTGGAGATTTTGGAAATAATGATAACGAAAGAAGAGATTTGTGCATTTATAAAGTAGCAAAAAATCAACTGAATAGTGATGTCGCTAAAACGGAATATAAAATTTCATTTTCGTATCCGGAACAAAAAGAATTTCCTCCAAAGAAAAAAGAAATGTTTTTCGATGTTGAAGGCTTCTTCGAACAAGGCGGTTATTTCTATCTTTTTACCAAAAACAGAAGTAAAGGTTTTGACGGAACAGCTTTTATCTACAAAATCAAAAATGCTGCAGGAACTCAAAAAGCAGTTAAAATAGGAGAGTTTAAAACCTGCAGTAATTATAATCATTGCGTTCTTACGAGTGCAACAATTAGTCCCGATGGGAAAAAAGTAGCTTTACTTAGTCACGATAAAGTGCTTTTGTTTAAAGGCTTTAAAGGAGATTTATATCATAAAGGAACTCAAACAGAGTTAAATTTAAATCACTTTTCACAAAAAGAAGCGATCGTTTTTAAAGATAATAATACGTTACTAATCGCCGACGAAAAAACAAACAAAATAGGAGGAAAGCTCTACGAGTTTAAGCTTTAA
- a CDS encoding T9SS type B sorting domain-containing protein: MSPSRILFIIFILCCFGNQISAQNISVNSTATPTDLIQNVLINSSCIDTESVNASGNPTPNQQSYGSFTAGANFPFSSGIILSTSPSKKAEGPYNQQDSKGTQVPGWNGDPDLNQALGISNSTQATFLEFDFVALTNSISFNYIFASNEYQNNFPCIYSDGFAFLIKEAGGSENYKNLAVLPNSTTAVSATTVHPKINTINGSGGEPLIGCEAVNENYFNGYNTATSPINYAGQTTVMNAFTDVIPGKKYHLKLVVADDATRQYNSAVFIEAGSFVTKINFGDDRTVANNNPICFGENYVLDTNLNSAIYTFKWFKKDASNNYVQIPGATSSSYAVQATGTYKVEANLATTTCISVGEITVEFTPQIQSTNTSLLQCDDDADGITIFDLTKVANIVKNNNSQIINQGYYETLADAQAKTNPILNPQRYTNKTPNQIIFARIENTFGCSAIAQITLNVSSTVIPDQSPIAKCDEDETQDGLYQFNLEQEVTPQILTSLPPGLVVNYFLTASDAVTETNQLPNIFKNTTPNSQTIYARAVNGSDCYDITPIELIVHTFDPPNFEDETQYLCKGDQITLSVATGFSSYSWSNNGSTTNSIPVSSAGDYSVTVTDANGCPKTKKFKVILSEPATITGADVKDFSGIDNSVKILYTGVGNYEFSLDGTVFQDDPTFTQISPGVYNAIARDKNGCGPSNVFQIYVLDYPRFFTPNGDGYNDLWVIKNIDQMPDYTISIFDRYGKLLKQMNQNGSGWNGIFNGREMPSDDYWFTLLFVDGKNVKGHFSLKR; this comes from the coding sequence ATGAGTCCTTCAAGAATTTTATTTATAATTTTCATTTTGTGCTGTTTTGGCAATCAAATCAGTGCACAGAATATTTCTGTAAATTCTACTGCAACCCCAACTGATTTAATTCAGAATGTTTTAATTAATAGTTCTTGCATTGATACTGAAAGTGTCAATGCATCAGGAAATCCAACGCCAAACCAGCAGAGTTACGGCTCTTTTACAGCAGGTGCAAATTTTCCATTTTCTAGCGGAATAATTTTAAGCACCTCACCAAGTAAAAAAGCAGAAGGTCCTTATAACCAGCAAGACTCAAAAGGTACACAAGTGCCGGGCTGGAATGGTGACCCTGACCTTAATCAAGCTTTAGGAATTAGCAACAGTACACAAGCAACATTTTTAGAATTTGATTTTGTGGCCCTAACCAATTCAATAAGCTTCAATTATATTTTTGCTTCAAATGAATATCAAAATAATTTTCCCTGTATTTATTCAGACGGATTTGCGTTCTTGATTAAAGAAGCAGGAGGCAGTGAAAATTATAAAAATCTCGCGGTTTTACCCAATTCTACAACCGCGGTTTCTGCTACAACAGTTCACCCTAAAATTAATACGATAAATGGCAGTGGCGGAGAACCATTGATAGGATGCGAAGCTGTAAACGAGAACTACTTTAATGGCTATAATACAGCTACAAGTCCTATTAATTATGCTGGTCAAACTACAGTAATGAATGCTTTTACAGATGTCATTCCAGGTAAAAAATACCATTTAAAATTGGTTGTTGCCGATGATGCCACAAGACAATACAACTCGGCAGTTTTTATTGAGGCAGGCAGTTTTGTAACAAAAATAAATTTTGGTGACGATAGAACAGTAGCTAACAATAATCCAATTTGTTTTGGCGAAAATTATGTATTAGATACCAATTTAAACTCTGCAATATATACTTTCAAATGGTTCAAAAAAGATGCTTCCAATAATTACGTTCAAATTCCAGGAGCAACATCTTCCTCCTATGCTGTACAAGCAACTGGAACGTACAAAGTTGAAGCAAATTTGGCTACTACAACATGTATTTCTGTTGGAGAAATTACAGTTGAGTTTACACCTCAAATTCAATCAACCAATACTTCTTTGCTACAATGTGATGATGATGCTGATGGTATTACTATTTTTGATTTGACTAAAGTTGCTAATATTGTAAAAAACAATAACTCGCAAATTATCAATCAAGGATATTACGAGACTCTGGCCGATGCACAGGCAAAAACAAATCCAATTTTAAATCCGCAACGTTATACCAATAAAACGCCAAATCAAATCATTTTTGCAAGGATTGAAAATACGTTTGGTTGCAGTGCGATAGCTCAAATTACACTTAATGTTTCCAGCACTGTAATTCCAGATCAATCTCCAATAGCGAAATGTGACGAAGACGAAACTCAAGACGGATTATATCAATTTAATCTAGAACAAGAGGTAACTCCTCAAATTTTAACAAGTTTGCCTCCTGGATTAGTAGTCAATTATTTTTTGACAGCTTCTGATGCAGTTACAGAAACAAATCAGCTGCCGAATATTTTCAAAAATACTACGCCAAACAGCCAGACTATTTATGCTCGTGCAGTAAATGGTTCCGATTGTTATGATATCACTCCTATAGAATTAATTGTCCACACCTTCGACCCTCCAAATTTTGAAGATGAGACGCAATATCTTTGCAAAGGAGATCAAATAACATTATCTGTTGCTACAGGTTTTAGCAGTTACTCATGGTCAAATAATGGCAGCACAACAAATTCAATTCCTGTTAGTAGTGCTGGCGATTACTCCGTAACTGTAACAGATGCAAATGGGTGTCCAAAAACTAAAAAATTCAAAGTAATTTTATCTGAACCAGCTACAATTACAGGAGCAGATGTAAAAGATTTCTCTGGAATAGACAATTCTGTAAAAATTCTCTATACTGGTGTTGGAAATTATGAATTTTCTTTGGATGGAACTGTTTTTCAAGACGATCCAACTTTCACACAAATAAGTCCGGGAGTTTACAATGCGATTGCTAGAGACAAAAATGGTTGTGGTCCTTCTAATGTGTTTCAAATATATGTTTTAGATTATCCACGTTTCTTTACTCCAAATGGAGATGGCTACAATGATTTATGGGTAATTAAAAACATTGACCAAATGCCAGATTATACTATCTCTATTTTTGATCGCTACGGAAAATTATTAAAGCAAATGAACCAAAATGGATCAGGCTGGAACGGAATTTTCAACGGAAGAGAAATGCCTTCAGACGATTATTGGTTTACTCTTTTATTTGTTGACGGAAAAAATGTGAAAGGACATTTTAGTTTGAAAAGATAA
- a CDS encoding metallophosphoesterase, translating into MKLFLDNHFIAKIKNCLLAIATLFIVYSCATRKPQYGKSVSANETENATDTIKIAHTFFLVGDAGNADEEQAQQTLELLHQKLKKANKKSTLLFLGDNIYPKGFPSDKHPEDKALAETKLTNQLKLTKGFKGKTVVIPGNHDWYSGIKGLERQADFVAKYLDDKKGFLPRKSCPIENTKIDSTTTLIAVDSEWFLEDWNDHPTINDNCEIKTREAFFEELEGLLNKNQEKTVVLAIHHPLLSNGTHGGQFSLEKQLFPLEQKIPLPVIGSFINLLRKTSGVNPQDIQNKQYTIYTKRIKTLLQKQKNVIVVSGHDHNLQYISKENIQQIISGAGSKSEAARAISPYDFSYGGNGYATLTMFKSGDAKVSFYGNENGKEKLLFEREIIKAKEINWASDIPNKFPAKVTTSIYSPEMTRKGAFHRFLFGQHYRKYYSMPIEATTATVDTLKGGLKPIREGGGHQSVSLRMSDPQGREYIMRAMKKSATVFLQSVAFKDQYVVNEFEKTYAEDFLFDFYTTSHPYSSFAIGSMSDQIGLRHTNPILYYIPKQNGLGEFNASFGDQLYMVEERPADNHLDGKNFGKPSNIIGTDDMMLNLHKDEKYTVDEKEYIKARLFDILLGDWDRHSDQWRWAEYKEDGKVIYRPIPRDRDQAFVKYDGALLSLIMNMPPLRHMRTFKGDRINVKWLGREPYPMDLAFLKTAGEKEWVEQAKYIQENLTDADIDLAFKNMPKEVQDETVDEIKAKLKSRKKDLQKYAREYSEVLDRTVMIAGTDKKDKFVLNHNVKKGIEIQVFRIKKEGDELLYTKNITDDKTKNLWIYGLDDNDVFEVKGNEKSSIKIRLIGGQNNDTYNIENGRKVIVYDFKSKENTYNLDSKTQTQLTDDYDVNAYNYEKPKYNVVSGLPNIGYNPDDGVKVGVNVNYTVNNFKQNPYTQKHIFNAFYYFATGGLEFNYAAHFPGLLGKWVIDVESLYTTPNFAMNYFGYGNESQYDDDLGMDYNRVRIRKFNASGAIRHVGRYGSEFSIQPIFQRMTVEDTENRYINIPGIVNPEVFDSQNYGSLKVKYQFKNSDFAAKPTLGMAFMIAATWTTNLDDTKKNFPTLESFLGFTHKIDHNGKLILATYFKGKAIFNNNYEFYQGASLGGDTDLRGYRNERFLGSSYFSQSSDLRLSIGKIRKTIVPFTYGILGGFDYGRVWLDGENSKKWHQDYGGGLWLNAINVITARISYFKSPDEIGRLIFGAAYSF; encoded by the coding sequence ATGAAATTGTTTTTGGATAATCATTTTATTGCTAAGATTAAAAACTGTTTATTAGCAATAGCGACACTATTCATCGTTTATTCCTGTGCAACACGTAAACCGCAATATGGAAAAAGTGTAAGCGCCAACGAAACAGAAAACGCAACAGATACCATAAAAATTGCACATACTTTTTTTCTTGTTGGCGATGCTGGAAATGCCGATGAAGAACAGGCACAGCAAACGTTAGAACTTCTGCATCAAAAGCTAAAAAAGGCGAACAAAAAATCGACATTGCTGTTCTTGGGCGATAATATTTATCCAAAAGGCTTTCCGAGTGACAAACATCCTGAAGACAAGGCTTTAGCGGAAACTAAATTGACCAATCAATTAAAATTAACGAAAGGTTTTAAAGGAAAAACAGTTGTCATTCCAGGAAATCATGATTGGTATAGCGGCATCAAAGGCCTAGAACGTCAGGCTGATTTTGTAGCCAAATATTTAGATGATAAAAAAGGTTTTCTTCCAAGAAAATCCTGCCCAATTGAAAACACAAAAATTGACAGTACTACTACTCTGATAGCTGTTGATAGTGAATGGTTTCTTGAAGATTGGAACGATCACCCAACTATAAATGACAATTGTGAAATTAAGACCCGAGAAGCTTTTTTTGAAGAGCTAGAAGGTCTTTTAAACAAAAATCAAGAAAAAACCGTTGTTTTAGCTATACATCATCCGTTATTAAGCAACGGAACACATGGCGGACAATTTTCATTAGAAAAACAATTATTCCCTTTAGAGCAAAAAATTCCGCTTCCAGTAATTGGTTCGTTTATTAATTTATTGCGAAAAACTTCTGGCGTTAATCCGCAGGATATTCAAAACAAACAATATACGATTTATACTAAAAGAATTAAAACGCTTTTGCAAAAACAGAAAAATGTAATTGTCGTTTCAGGTCACGATCATAACCTGCAATATATAAGCAAAGAAAATATCCAGCAGATTATCAGTGGCGCTGGATCAAAATCGGAAGCCGCTAGAGCTATTAGCCCGTATGACTTTTCATATGGCGGAAATGGTTATGCTACTTTAACTATGTTTAAAAGCGGAGATGCGAAAGTTTCTTTTTATGGAAATGAAAACGGCAAAGAAAAGCTTCTTTTTGAACGCGAAATAATAAAAGCCAAAGAAATTAATTGGGCTTCAGATATTCCGAACAAGTTTCCTGCAAAAGTAACCACTTCGATTTATTCTCCAGAAATGACTCGAAAAGGGGCATTTCACAGATTTTTATTCGGTCAGCATTACAGAAAATATTACAGTATGCCAATTGAAGCTACAACGGCTACCGTTGATACTTTAAAAGGAGGCTTAAAACCAATTCGCGAAGGCGGAGGGCATCAATCTGTTTCTTTGAGAATGTCTGATCCTCAAGGGCGTGAATACATCATGCGTGCGATGAAGAAAAGTGCGACCGTATTTTTGCAGTCAGTGGCTTTTAAAGATCAATATGTGGTAAATGAATTTGAAAAAACATACGCCGAAGATTTCTTGTTTGATTTTTATACTACTTCTCACCCTTATTCTTCTTTTGCAATCGGAAGCATGTCTGATCAAATTGGACTTAGACATACGAATCCTATTTTATATTATATTCCGAAACAAAATGGTTTAGGCGAATTTAATGCAAGTTTTGGAGACCAATTATATATGGTTGAAGAAAGACCTGCAGATAATCATCTTGACGGAAAAAATTTCGGAAAGCCAAGCAATATCATTGGAACTGATGATATGATGCTGAACCTTCATAAAGATGAAAAATATACTGTTGATGAAAAAGAATATATTAAGGCGCGTTTGTTTGATATTCTTTTGGGTGATTGGGATCGTCACAGTGATCAATGGCGTTGGGCTGAATACAAAGAAGATGGAAAAGTAATCTACAGACCTATTCCGAGAGATCGTGATCAGGCTTTTGTGAAATATGATGGCGCTTTGCTTTCACTTATAATGAATATGCCTCCTCTTCGTCATATGCGAACTTTTAAAGGCGACAGAATCAATGTAAAATGGCTTGGAAGAGAACCTTATCCAATGGATTTGGCATTTCTAAAAACTGCTGGAGAAAAAGAATGGGTTGAACAAGCCAAATATATTCAGGAGAACTTAACAGATGCAGATATCGATTTGGCTTTTAAAAATATGCCTAAAGAAGTTCAAGACGAAACGGTTGATGAAATTAAAGCAAAGCTAAAAAGCAGAAAAAAAGATCTTCAGAAATATGCTCGCGAGTATTCTGAAGTGTTAGATAGGACTGTTATGATTGCTGGAACAGACAAAAAAGACAAATTTGTTTTGAATCATAATGTGAAGAAAGGAATTGAAATTCAGGTTTTCAGAATCAAAAAAGAAGGTGATGAATTACTTTATACTAAAAACATAACCGATGATAAAACCAAAAATCTTTGGATTTACGGACTAGACGACAATGATGTTTTTGAAGTAAAAGGAAACGAAAAATCTAGCATTAAAATTCGTTTGATTGGAGGTCAGAACAACGATACTTATAATATTGAAAACGGAAGAAAGGTTATTGTTTACGATTTCAAATCAAAAGAAAACACATACAATCTAGATTCTAAAACGCAAACACAGCTTACAGACGATTACGATGTTAATGCTTACAATTACGAAAAACCTAAATATAATGTAGTTTCTGGTCTTCCAAATATTGGATATAATCCAGATGACGGTGTAAAAGTAGGAGTTAACGTAAATTATACCGTTAATAATTTTAAGCAAAATCCGTACACACAAAAACATATTTTTAATGCTTTCTACTATTTTGCTACTGGTGGTTTAGAGTTTAATTATGCGGCGCATTTCCCTGGCTTATTAGGAAAATGGGTCATTGATGTGGAATCATTGTATACGACTCCGAATTTTGCCATGAACTATTTTGGCTACGGAAATGAATCGCAATACGATGATGATCTAGGAATGGATTACAATCGTGTACGCATTAGAAAATTTAATGCTTCGGGTGCCATTCGTCATGTAGGAAGATATGGAAGCGAGTTTAGCATTCAGCCAATCTTCCAGAGAATGACAGTTGAAGATACCGAAAACAGATACATTAATATCCCAGGAATTGTAAATCCTGAGGTATTTGATAGTCAGAATTACGGAAGTTTAAAAGTAAAATATCAATTTAAAAATTCAGATTTCGCAGCAAAACCAACTTTAGGAATGGCTTTTATGATTGCTGCAACTTGGACGACGAACTTAGATGACACAAAGAAAAATTTCCCTACTTTGGAAAGTTTCTTAGGTTTTACTCATAAAATTGATCATAACGGAAAATTGATTTTAGCAACTTACTTTAAAGGAAAAGCTATTTTTAATAATAATTATGAATTCTATCAAGGTGCTTCTTTAGGTGGTGATACCGATTTGCGTGGTTATAGAAATGAGCGTTTCTTAGGAAGTTCATATTTCTCTCAAAGCTCTGATTTGCGTTTAAGCATCGGAAAAATCCGTAAAACGATTGTGCCTTTTACGTATGGAATTTTAGGAGGTTTTGACTACGGAAGGGTTTGGCTTGATGGTGAAAATTCTAAAAAATGGCACCAAGATTACGGCGGCGGACTTTGGCTGAATGCCATAAATGTGATTACAGCAAGAATCTCATATTTTAAATCTCCAGACGAAATTGGAAGATTGATTTTTGGAGCCGCTTACAGCTTCTAG
- a CDS encoding ABC transporter ATP-binding protein: METILTIENLSKRYGRIQALKNVSFQIQKGRVYGILGPNGSGKSTTLGIVLNVVNKSSGDYRWFDGNVETHDALKKVGAIIERPNFYPYMTAEQNLKLVCKIKNINYSKVNEKLELVGLSERKDSKFSTFSLGMKQRLAIASALLNDPEILILDEPTNGLDPQGIHQIRDIIKKIASQGTTILLASHLLDEVEKVCSQVIVLRKGEVLYSGPVDGMSSNEGFFELQADNNLVLKTVLAEHPAVDRIAEEHDKVLVYLNSNLSASELNQFLFSKNIVLSHLVKRKNSLEAQFLELTKNAIAQKN, from the coding sequence TTGGAAACCATATTAACCATTGAGAATTTAAGCAAAAGATACGGCCGCATTCAGGCTTTGAAAAATGTATCTTTTCAAATACAAAAAGGTCGCGTTTATGGCATTCTAGGGCCAAACGGCAGCGGAAAATCGACTACATTGGGAATTGTATTGAATGTTGTCAATAAATCGTCTGGCGATTATCGCTGGTTTGATGGCAATGTTGAAACTCATGACGCGTTGAAAAAAGTGGGCGCCATTATAGAAAGACCTAATTTCTATCCGTACATGACAGCCGAGCAAAACTTAAAATTGGTTTGCAAAATCAAAAACATCAACTATTCTAAAGTCAATGAAAAGTTGGAATTAGTGGGTTTAAGCGAAAGAAAAGACAGTAAGTTCAGTACTTTTTCATTGGGTATGAAACAGCGTCTAGCTATTGCATCGGCACTTTTGAACGATCCTGAAATTTTAATTTTAGATGAACCAACCAACGGATTAGATCCACAAGGAATTCATCAAATTCGTGATATCATAAAAAAAATCGCATCGCAAGGAACGACTATTCTGCTTGCTTCGCATTTATTGGATGAAGTCGAAAAAGTATGCTCGCAAGTAATTGTTTTAAGAAAAGGTGAAGTTTTATATTCTGGCCCTGTTGATGGAATGTCTTCTAACGAAGGTTTCTTTGAGCTGCAAGCCGATAATAATTTAGTTTTAAAAACTGTTTTAGCCGAACATCCTGCTGTTGATAGAATTGCTGAAGAACATGATAAAGTTTTAGTTTACCTAAATTCTAATTTATCGGCTTCAGAATTAAATCAGTTTTTGTTTTCTAAAAACATTGTTTTAAGCCATTTAGTAAAACGTAAAAACAGTCTGGAAGCACAATTTTTAGAATTAACCAAAAACGCTATCGCTCAAAAAAACTAA
- the typA gene encoding translational GTPase TypA, whose translation MESIRNIAIIAHVDHGKTTLVDKIMYHCQLFRENENTGDLILDNNDLERERGITITSKNVSVQYKGTKINIIDTPGHADFGGEVERVLNMADGVCLLVDAFEGPMPQTRFVLQKAIDLGLKPCVVINKVDKENCTPEEVHEKVFDLMFELGATEEQLDFPAVYGSAKNNWMSDDWKNQTENIEPLLDMVIANVPAPKVSEGTPQMLITSLDFSSFTGRIAIGRLERGTLKEGMPISLVKRDGKIIKSRIKELHTFEGLGRRKVEEVVAGDICAVVGIEGFEIGDTIADFENPEALQTIAIDEPTMSMLFTINDSPFFGKEGKFVTSRHIRERLTKELEKNLAMKVGETDSADKFMVFGRGVLHLSVLIETMRREGYELQIGQPQVIIKEVDGVKCEPIEELTIDLPENLSGRAVEFVTIRKGEMLSMEGKGERMIIKFNIPSRGIIGLRNQLLTATAGEAIMAHRFIGYEPYKGEIPGRNNGSLISMENGKAIPYSIDKLQDRGKFFVDPNEDIYEGQVIGENTRSDDMTVNVTKTKKLSNVRSSGADDKARIIPAIKFSLEEALEYIQKDEYVEVTPKSLRLRKIYLSETDRKRYKI comes from the coding sequence ATGGAATCTATTAGAAACATTGCAATTATTGCCCACGTCGATCACGGTAAAACAACTTTGGTTGATAAAATTATGTATCACTGTCAGTTATTTCGTGAGAACGAAAACACAGGTGATTTAATCTTAGATAATAATGATTTAGAGCGCGAGAGAGGTATTACAATTACTTCTAAAAACGTATCTGTTCAATATAAAGGAACAAAAATCAATATTATCGACACTCCTGGCCACGCCGATTTTGGAGGTGAAGTAGAACGTGTATTGAACATGGCCGATGGTGTATGTTTGCTAGTTGATGCTTTTGAAGGACCAATGCCTCAAACTCGTTTCGTTTTGCAAAAAGCGATCGATTTAGGATTGAAGCCTTGTGTGGTTATCAACAAAGTAGATAAAGAAAACTGTACTCCTGAAGAAGTTCACGAAAAAGTTTTTGACCTAATGTTCGAATTAGGAGCTACTGAAGAGCAGTTAGATTTCCCAGCTGTTTACGGTTCTGCTAAAAACAACTGGATGTCTGATGATTGGAAAAATCAAACAGAAAACATTGAGCCATTATTAGACATGGTTATTGCTAATGTTCCAGCTCCTAAAGTTTCTGAAGGTACTCCACAAATGTTGATTACTTCTTTAGATTTCTCTTCATTTACAGGTCGTATCGCTATCGGACGTCTTGAAAGAGGTACTTTAAAAGAAGGAATGCCAATTTCTTTAGTAAAAAGAGATGGTAAAATCATCAAATCTAGAATTAAAGAATTACACACTTTTGAAGGTTTAGGTCGTAGAAAAGTAGAAGAGGTTGTTGCTGGAGATATTTGTGCTGTTGTAGGTATTGAAGGTTTTGAAATTGGTGATACTATTGCAGATTTTGAAAATCCAGAAGCTTTACAAACTATTGCTATCGACGAGCCAACAATGAGTATGTTGTTTACAATTAACGATTCTCCTTTTTTTGGTAAAGAAGGTAAATTTGTTACTTCTCGTCATATCCGCGAAAGATTAACAAAAGAGCTTGAGAAAAACTTAGCGATGAAAGTTGGAGAAACTGATTCTGCTGATAAATTCATGGTTTTTGGTCGTGGTGTACTTCACTTATCTGTTCTTATTGAAACAATGAGAAGAGAAGGGTATGAGCTTCAAATTGGTCAGCCACAAGTTATCATCAAAGAAGTTGATGGTGTTAAATGTGAGCCAATTGAAGAATTAACGATCGACTTGCCAGAAAACCTTTCAGGTAGAGCGGTTGAGTTTGTAACTATCCGTAAAGGGGAAATGCTTTCTATGGAAGGTAAAGGTGAGCGTATGATTATTAAATTCAACATTCCATCTCGTGGAATCATTGGTTTAAGAAATCAATTGCTTACTGCTACTGCTGGTGAGGCTATTATGGCACACCGTTTCATCGGATACGAACCATACAAAGGAGAAATTCCTGGACGTAACAACGGTTCATTAATCTCTATGGAAAACGGAAAAGCTATTCCTTACTCTATCGATAAATTACAAGATCGTGGTAAATTCTTCGTTGATCCTAACGAGGATATCTATGAAGGTCAGGTAATTGGAGAAAATACTCGTAGCGACGATATGACAGTTAACGTTACTAAAACGAAAAAACTTTCTAACGTACGTTCTTCTGGAGCTGATGATAAAGCTAGAATTATTCCAGCTATCAAATTCTCTTTAGAGGAAGCTTTAGAGTATATCCAAAAAGATGAGTACGTTGAAGTAACTCCAAAATCTTTACGTTTAAGAAAGATTTACTTAAGTGAAACTGATAGAAAAAGATACAAAATCTAA